Part of the Clostridium sporogenes genome, CAAATAAAATTATACCATTTAATTTGGATTGTTACTTTATAATTATGACTAATATTTTTTATTATAACTCAATTCTTAATAAATTTATTTTTACAATTTATTAATAACAAGTCTTACTATTTAATTTATCTTCCACACTCATTAATGCTTCTCCAAATCTTTGGAAATGAACTACTTCTCTTTGTCTTAAAAATGCTAAAACATCTTTAATGTCGTGATCATCTGTTAAATTCATAAGATGCTCATAAACAGTTCTAGCCTTTTGTTCCGCTGCCATATTCTCATGAAGATTTGTTATAGGATCTGATGTAGATTGTACATATGCTGCTGTCCAAGGCACCCCATTAGCATCCGCCGGATATATAGCATTGCCATGTTGTGTATAATAAGATCCTAGCCCGGCTTCTCTCATTTCCTTAGGTGTAGCATTTTCCATAATTTGATATGCCATAGTAGCAATTATTTCTACATGGGCTAATTCTTCTGTTCCTATGTCTGTTAAAAGCCCTTTGGATTTAGAAGTTGGCATTGTATATCTTTGAGATAAGTATCGTAAAGCTGCACTCAATTCACCATCTGGTCCGCCATACTGCGCCAGAAGAAATTTTGCCATTCCTAAATCTTTACTTTTCAAATTAACTGGATATTCTAATTTTTTTTCATAAATCCACATATACTATTCACTCCTATTTTAATGTTTCAACTACATTTTTGAATATTCTCTTTCCCAAGGCCAAGGTTGTGTTGTCCACTGCCATGGAAATTTACTTTTACTGTAACCAAAATTGAATAAAGGTCCAAACCTTTCTTCATATGTTTCTTTTAATTCCATTAGCTTACATGAAATTTCATTGAAATATTCTAAAGCTCTTTTATTTTCAGGATAATTGTCTAAATATAAGTTTAATTCTACAGCCGTAAATTGATATTCTTGTAGCATTAATAATAACTCTTCTCTTGAACATTTATCTAACATACTATCTCCTCCAAATATAAATATAACCTTTTGTTAATAGCGAGATTTATATGGTCTATATAAATCTGGAAACAATGTCCCCTTTTTCAAAGCCTTTTCAACCTTATAAACTTTTTTAAATTTTTGTGGACATATAAAAGCTCTTGCTAATTCACACTCTTCCATACTGCCCCAGAAGTCTTTTGTACATTTCATATTACTCACTCCTCAAAATCTTTATTTTGCACAATAAAAAAGGATTTAAGTTAAATCCCTGGGCTTTAATAACATACTATGTAACTTATATATATATTGTCACAATTCATTTTTAATAACTAATAAAAATATATCTATAAATTTTCATGTATTTCTCAAACAATATAACTAAAACAAATACCTACTTTACCCATGATTTGCTTTTATTATTTAACAATTTTTTATTAAAATGGTATCATTTATTAGTAGAATGAGTATATTAATTTTTACTATTAGGAAAGGGGTTTTTTTATGAAAATGAAGAAACTATTAGCCATGGTATTAGTAGCCTCAACCACTTTAGTGGCTGCTGCTTGTGGAAATAGTAATACAGCCAAAGAAACATCCACAAAAGAAAATATTAAAGATGGAGGTAATCTAATATTTTCTATACGTGGTGAACCAGAAATACTTAATCCAATCTACGCTTACGACAGAGATACTATGACTATGGACAATGCTTTATTTGCACCTTTATTTTATATGAATGGAGATAAAATTGATTACACTCTAGCTGAAGAAGTAAAACATTCAGATGACTTTTTAACTTACACAGTAAAACTAAAAAAAGATTTGAAATGGCATGATGGTAAACCTTTAACTGCTGAGGATCTAATATTTACTATGAAACAAATAATGGATGAAAAACAGGATTCACCTTTTAGAAGTGCCTTTGTTATTAATGATAAACCTGTAGAGGTAAAAAAGGTAGATAACTTAACTGTAGAGTTTAAACTACCAACAGTTCAGATGCCTTTTATGAATTCTTTGGCGCAGGTATCTCCTATTCCTAAGCATGTATTTGAAGGAGAAAAAGATATTAAAAAAAGTGCTAAAAATGAAAAACCTATAGGTTCTGGTCCCTTTAAATTTAAAGAATCCAAAAAAGGTGAAAGTATAACTTTAGAAAAATTTGATAACTATGTTGGTGGAAAACCTCATCTTGATACCATAACCTATAGAATAATTGCAGATCCAAATTCTTCTGGAGTAGCTCTTGAAAATGGTGAAGTTTCTGCTAATTATATAGATATTAGTGGTATAAGTAAATTTGAAAAAAATGAAAAATTAAAAGTAGTTGCCTATGATGAAGGTATGGTAGATAATTTAGTCTTAAATTGTAAAACAAAAGGTTTAGATAAAAAAGAAGTTAGACAAGCTATAGCCTATGCTTTAAATAAGGATGATTTAATAAAGGCCGCTTATGAAAGTGAAAAATATGCTCCTAAAGCCTATTCTCCACTTCCTAAAAATGCCCTATATTATACAGAGGATGTTACTAAATATAACTTAAATAAAGATAAAGCAAAGGAATTACTAAAGAAATCCAGTGTTCAAAATTTAAAACTTAAACTAGTTTATAGAAATGATAAAAAGACTTTAGAAAATCAAGCTTTAGTAGTCAAAGAAAATTTAAAAGATATAGGAATAGATGTTGAATTAAAAGGCTTAGAAGCAAATGCCTTCTTCCAGCAAATTGATGATCCAGCTAAAGCTGATTTTGATTTAATATTTAATGGCTATGTAATGGGTAGTGAGCCTGATGCTTATAAAGAAGTATTTATGACAGGTGGTGCTTTCAATGCTTCTAGATATAATAATAAAAAATTAGATGACCTTTGGAATAAAGCTGCTGTAGAAACTGATAAAACAAAGAGGGAAGAAATTTATAAAACTATTCAAAAGGAACTTATAGAAGATATGCCTGTATACCCAATTTGCTATTCTAATGCCACAATAGCAGTAAATAAAAATGTAGGTGGTATAAAAGAAGCCAAAACAGCTCCTGTATACATGTTCCAAGACTTATCAAAACTTTATATCATAGAAGAATAAAAATTTAATAACTAAAAGGACGGTATTAATTGGATCTACCCTTTTGATACCGTTTATTTTTAAATAAAACTGGTATTTTAACTTTTTATAATAATTATTTAATACATTAAAACAATAAAATTTAGCTAACAATTATTATTTGATTTTTAAATTATATGCTAAAGATAATTAAGAAAGGTAGGATATATTTGAGTAAATACATAAGAAAGAGAATTGTAGAAGCAATACCCATCCTTATTTTCATCTCTATAATTTCTTTTTTACTAATAAAATTAGCACCTGGAGATCCTATTAGAGCCTTTATAAATCCGAAAATGAAGCCTTCTGATATAACTAGAATCAGACATAATTTAGGTCTTGATAAACCTATATATATACAATATATCTTATGGTTAAAAAATGTATTAAAAGGTGATTTAGGTTATTCTTTAATAAACTCTAGACCAATTTCTACGCAAATAATAGAGAGACTTCCTGCTACCCTACTTCTTATGGGGTCCTCCTTACTAATCTCTTTAATTCTAGGTATAATCTTGGGAGTAATTTCTGCTATTAATAAAAATAAACTTATAGATAATATCCTTTCAGTAATCTCTTATATAGGTATATCTATACCTAGTTTTTGGTTTGCTATGATACTAATATACATTTTTTCTGTTAACCTTAAATTGCTACCTAGTGTTGGTATGCATACCATAGGTGTAGATTCTAGATTAGATGTATTAAAACATCTTATTTTACCTTGCACAGTATTAAGTTTTGGAAACATATCAGTTATTACTAGATATATAAGATCCAATGTAATCTCTGAACTGTCTGAAGATTATGTTATGATTGCCTATGCTAAAGGATTATCTAAAAAAAGAATATTATATAAACACGTTTTAAAGAATGCTCTTTTGCCTATTATCACTATATTGGGCATGTCCTTACCTAATTTAGTAGCTGGTGCTTTTATAACTGAAACTATTTTTGGCTGGCCTGGTATGGGTAGATTAGGTATAAAAGCTATATTTGGCTTTGATTATCCTCTTATTATGGCTATAACCATGCTAACTTCCATTTTACTTATAATAGGCAACCTTTTAGCAGATATATGTTATAGTTTGATAGATCCTAGAATTAAAGAATTAGGTAGGTGATAAATTTGTTTTTAAATGAAAGACTTAAAATAAATTTAAAAATACAATTTAAAGAAAATAAATTAGGGTATATATCTTTATCTATAATTTTAATATTAGTTCTTTCCTCAATCTTTTCTTTTTTATCCCCTTATGACCCTAACAAAATAGATTTATCTAACAAATTAGCTAATCCTAGTTTAAAACATTTATTTGGCACAGATGAAATGGGTAGAGATTATTTTACTCGATCTTTATATGGTGGAAGAGCTTCTTTAATGGTAGGTTTTATATCTATGATTATATCCACAACTCTAGGAACTATTGTAGGAACCTTTAGTGGTTATATAGGTGGAAAAATAGATAATATAATAATGAGAACCATAGATATATTAATGTGTATCCCAACCTTTTTTCTTATACTTATAATTAATGCCTACTTAAAACCTGGTATAGAAAATATAATTATTATTATTGGATTGTTTGGTTGGATGGACATTGCTAGAATAGTTAGAGCCCAAACCCTTTCATTAAAGGAGAGAGAGTATGTACTATGTTCAAAGGCTTTAGGCGCCTCTAATAGAAGAATTGTTTTTAAACATATAATACCAAACGTTATCCCCTCTGTAATGGTAGCCTCTACTATAAATATTGCATCTGCTATTCTTACAGAATCCTCCCTTAGTTTTTTAGGATTAGGAGTTAGAGCTCCTAACTCCTCTTGGGGAAGTATGCTACAAAATGCTCAAGGTTTTATTTCCTCAGCACCCTATTTAGCTATATTTCCTGGGTTTTTTATACTTTTTATAGTTTTAAGTTTTAATATATTAGGGGATATTTTTTCTGTAGCATTGGACCCTAAGGTAAATAAATGACAATCTTAAAAGAATCATTATATAGAATAAAATACTATATAATGATTCTTTTGTTAAATTTAAAGTAAATCGTTGACAAACTGTTCACAAAGTTATACACTAATACTGTGTATAGCGTATATATACAGTATTAGTGTTAAAGGAGGTGTGCTATTGAGTATAATTAAAGCTACTGATGTAAAAAAAACTTTTACTGTAGGCAAGATGAAAGTGGACATACTTAAGGGGGTTTCTGTAGAAATTGAAAAGGGTGAATTTGTTGCTATCATTGGTGAGTCTGGTTCTGGCAAATCTACCTTTCTAAATATATTAGGTGGTTTAATGCCTCCTTCATCTGGGGATATTTTTATAGAAAATGAAAAAATAAATGGTCTTTCCGAAAATAATTTAGCATTATTTAGAAGACGTAATATAGGCTTTGTTTTTCAATCCTATAATTTAATCCCTCAACTTACAGCTTTAGAAAATGTTGAAATGCCTCTTATTTTTTCAGGGATTTCTAAAAAAGAACGAAAAGACAGGGCCTTTCAAATGCTTAAAAAAGTTGGACTTGAAGAAAGAGCTCATCATAAGCCTTCTGAGCTATCCGGTGGGCAACAGCAAAGAGTTTCTATTGCTAGAGCTCTAGTAAACTATCCTAAAATAGTCCTTGCAGATGAACCTACTGGAAATTTAGATAGCAAAAATAGTATAGAAATTCTAAATATATTAAAAGAATTAAATGAAACTACTGGACAAACCTTTGTGATTGTTACTCACTCTTCTCAAGTTTGTGATTATGCAAATAAAATAATAAAGGTGGTAGACGGAAAAGTATTTAATAACTAATTATCTTATGTAAAATTATTTAGGAGGTGCTCAATAATGAAAAAAAGTTTTTTCCCCTTATTATTTTTATTAGTTCTATGTCTTTCCCCTATTTCATTAGCTCATGCTGAATCAGGAAGAATAACCTTAAACAAAGTAACCTCTTCTCCTGAAATAATAGAACCTGGAAGTAAATTTAAGATTAATTTTTCTATAACTAATAATAAAGAAGCTAATCTAAAGGATGTAGTTATAACCTTAGTTGGCTCAGAAGATAAAAAAGTCTTAACAGGTTTTTCTCCTGTTGGAAGTACCAATGAAATCTATGTAGGTCATATAGATGGTGAAACTTCTAAAGATGCAACTATAGAAATGGCCTCTGATCCTAATTTAAAAGCTGGCAATTATAATATTTTAGTTAAAATAGGCTATAAATTATATGGAGAATATGTAGAAGAAACTAGAATAATAGGTTTAATTTTAGGAAATAAGCCTAATCTACTTATAACCTCTTTAGATTCCTCTAATAAGGATGGAGAAGGCAAAAAATTATCATTAAACTTTGTTAATAGTGGTAAATCCACTTTAAAAGATGTAATGGTAAATGTTAAAGCTAAGGATAAAACCTTCACTAAATATTTTGGCACTATGGAATCAGAAGATGAAAATGAATTTAAACAAGATTTAAATTTATCTGGTGATATAAAAGGTACTGTAGAAATAAGCTTTAAAGACGAATTAAACAAGCCTTCTAAAATTTCACAAGAATTCTCTATTAATGGAAAGATTGACGACACTAATACTACTAAAAAAGAAAAAAAGAGTTCTGGTATTCTAGGTTTTTTCAAAAGCTTATTAGGAATAGGTGATTAATATGAAACTTACTGACCTTGCAGAAATTATATGGAGAAACCTTTTAAAAAGAAAAGGAAGAACATTTTTAACTATGCTAGGAGTAATTATAGGTAGTATAGCTATATATGTAATAATATCCCTAGGAAATGGCTTTGAAAAATATATGTCCTCACAGTTAAATTCCTTTGGAGATGTAAACATAATAAATA contains:
- a CDS encoding COG1361 S-layer family protein, whose protein sequence is MKKSFFPLLFLLVLCLSPISLAHAESGRITLNKVTSSPEIIEPGSKFKINFSITNNKEANLKDVVITLVGSEDKKVLTGFSPVGSTNEIYVGHIDGETSKDATIEMASDPNLKAGNYNILVKIGYKLYGEYVEETRIIGLILGNKPNLLITSLDSSNKDGEGKKLSLNFVNSGKSTLKDVMVNVKAKDKTFTKYFGTMESEDENEFKQDLNLSGDIKGTVEISFKDELNKPSKISQEFSINGKIDDTNTTKKEKKSSGILGFFKSLLGIGD
- a CDS encoding ABC transporter permease, producing MSKYIRKRIVEAIPILIFISIISFLLIKLAPGDPIRAFINPKMKPSDITRIRHNLGLDKPIYIQYILWLKNVLKGDLGYSLINSRPISTQIIERLPATLLLMGSSLLISLILGIILGVISAINKNKLIDNILSVISYIGISIPSFWFAMILIYIFSVNLKLLPSVGMHTIGVDSRLDVLKHLILPCTVLSFGNISVITRYIRSNVISELSEDYVMIAYAKGLSKKRILYKHVLKNALLPIITILGMSLPNLVAGAFITETIFGWPGMGRLGIKAIFGFDYPLIMAITMLTSILLIIGNLLADICYSLIDPRIKELGR
- a CDS encoding ABC transporter ATP-binding protein, which gives rise to MSIIKATDVKKTFTVGKMKVDILKGVSVEIEKGEFVAIIGESGSGKSTFLNILGGLMPPSSGDIFIENEKINGLSENNLALFRRRNIGFVFQSYNLIPQLTALENVEMPLIFSGISKKERKDRAFQMLKKVGLEERAHHKPSELSGGQQQRVSIARALVNYPKIVLADEPTGNLDSKNSIEILNILKELNETTGQTFVIVTHSSQVCDYANKIIKVVDGKVFNN
- a CDS encoding ABC transporter permease; the encoded protein is MFLNERLKINLKIQFKENKLGYISLSIILILVLSSIFSFLSPYDPNKIDLSNKLANPSLKHLFGTDEMGRDYFTRSLYGGRASLMVGFISMIISTTLGTIVGTFSGYIGGKIDNIIMRTIDILMCIPTFFLILIINAYLKPGIENIIIIIGLFGWMDIARIVRAQTLSLKEREYVLCSKALGASNRRIVFKHIIPNVIPSVMVASTINIASAILTESSLSFLGLGVRAPNSSWGSMLQNAQGFISSAPYLAIFPGFFILFIVLSFNILGDIFSVALDPKVNK
- a CDS encoding spore coat associated protein CotJA, which codes for MKCTKDFWGSMEECELARAFICPQKFKKVYKVEKALKKGTLFPDLYRPYKSRY
- a CDS encoding manganese catalase family protein produces the protein MWIYEKKLEYPVNLKSKDLGMAKFLLAQYGGPDGELSAALRYLSQRYTMPTSKSKGLLTDIGTEELAHVEIIATMAYQIMENATPKEMREAGLGSYYTQHGNAIYPADANGVPWTAAYVQSTSDPITNLHENMAAEQKARTVYEHLMNLTDDHDIKDVLAFLRQREVVHFQRFGEALMSVEDKLNSKTCY
- a CDS encoding spore coat protein CotJB, with product MLDKCSREELLLMLQEYQFTAVELNLYLDNYPENKRALEYFNEISCKLMELKETYEERFGPLFNFGYSKSKFPWQWTTQPWPWEREYSKM
- a CDS encoding ABC transporter substrate-binding protein, with product MKMKKLLAMVLVASTTLVAAACGNSNTAKETSTKENIKDGGNLIFSIRGEPEILNPIYAYDRDTMTMDNALFAPLFYMNGDKIDYTLAEEVKHSDDFLTYTVKLKKDLKWHDGKPLTAEDLIFTMKQIMDEKQDSPFRSAFVINDKPVEVKKVDNLTVEFKLPTVQMPFMNSLAQVSPIPKHVFEGEKDIKKSAKNEKPIGSGPFKFKESKKGESITLEKFDNYVGGKPHLDTITYRIIADPNSSGVALENGEVSANYIDISGISKFEKNEKLKVVAYDEGMVDNLVLNCKTKGLDKKEVRQAIAYALNKDDLIKAAYESEKYAPKAYSPLPKNALYYTEDVTKYNLNKDKAKELLKKSSVQNLKLKLVYRNDKKTLENQALVVKENLKDIGIDVELKGLEANAFFQQIDDPAKADFDLIFNGYVMGSEPDAYKEVFMTGGAFNASRYNNKKLDDLWNKAAVETDKTKREEIYKTIQKELIEDMPVYPICYSNATIAVNKNVGGIKEAKTAPVYMFQDLSKLYIIEE